The Glycine soja cultivar W05 chromosome 4, ASM419377v2, whole genome shotgun sequence genomic sequence ACTATGCAATTAAAAAGTGACTATAATAGCAATGCTCGTGCGGTTGGAAAAGCCATGCTAGCTGTTACATGCACACTTCTACTATTGTTGCATAATAAGGTGGGGaaatagaaagaagagagaaaacgaTAGATTCAACAAGATgattaaaaggaaagaaaaattcaaaaataaagtaTAGAATGGGTACAAAAATggtataaaaattgtaaaaatattagaaatttgaGTAGGTCTTgcacaactaattaaaaatttaagaaaacctcaaaataCATTTTGGcaaaaactattattatttttatatactctTAACTTTTGATTGACTCTCCTTGTATAAAGTAAACGtgtaaattacatttttgtttgttcaaaatattttgaaatattagctttaattcctataaaaatttaatatatttttatctttatattttaataaaaataagaattaaaaccaaatttttattcttatcctCCCCGTGGATATAAATCCATATATCATATATGGATGCGAGCTTGATTCTCCTTAACACTAAAATTATTTTGGAGACACTCTCTCCGCCATGCTACTATATTTGcgtcttttttctttcaataaataataGTGCCGTAGAACAGTGCATGTAACCCGTGTCCTcataatttataagtttttatagatatttttttttatcagagacTTCAATTAAAACACACTTTTATTCCTTGTTCTTAAGTTAAACATAAGGTTTTTCCAAAGTGATTTTTctaaacacacacatatatgagCTATAACGACAAAAGTAAACTTCCACTTCAGATTGTAAGTTTGGGAATCTTTAAttcttagttttataaaaaaatatatatcttaattttctaaaacattGTTTACTTTATAGACTTTTTATTTACTAGAGtgaataaaaattagaatttaatgGAATAATTTTGTAAAGTCAATCTCAAAATTTACATTTACAGATCTAGAAATCAAGGtctcgtaaaaaaaaataaaaacagaataaCATCAAGGTTtattggaaaaaatataaacagcACGGGTCACTATTCACAGCCCCCCCGGGTCCTCtccaaagaaataaaaaaacaaaacagaaaaagaaggaGGTTGAATTGAAAAAGGCGATCTGATATAAAGTAACTCTGTCTCATTGTCTCGTTCTGATTCTATAAACCTTGGAGCCCCAAATTCTAAAAGTGAATTTGCATGCTgttgttgtttatttaataTGGTTTAGTTGACTATGTGTAGATATTTCAGTTTGATAATCCGGGTGCTTAACAGAGTAGCATGCATCAGAAATTTGCAAAAGGAAACAATCTATTAAAAGAGTGGGACATCTTTGCATAAAGTCACATTTCATTGTCCTTGTTACAtactaaacattttttttagaaaataaataaatatatgaattgaGATTCACTAGCTTCTTGCATTGAGCAAGGATCACTGGGTGAAACACtcaattgattattaaaatataagtccAAAACCAATATAGAAaagcaaaatttattgtcattgcCACGTTTCCAACGTCAATCacgaattgtattttttttttttcactttttactgTTTAAATTGGTATCTATCCGTACATTGCATGATATAGTAAGCTAGGCAAATACCTGCCACACAGTGTTCCCCAAATATGACATTATTTTCCGTGTACAAAAATCACATATATAGTAAGAGCTGGCCTATTATGCTGGGCCCTTCATGTGTTATAAGTACCATATGGATTTTCTACCATTTGGGAAGGGTAAGTTTTTGTCTCAAAAAGCAAATTGTACACATGCGGGGTATATCTTAATGTACAGTACCTCCTGCCCCAGTCTCTTGGATATGTTCATCATGAACATGATGCATAACATTATTTTCTACTGTGTCCTTGTTTTTCACTTTCTGCATTTAATTTGACCCCCCAGATACATACATTTATTAAGGAAATTAAGTGTTCTGTAGTAACGTTTTtgcatatatttgaaaaaaaaagtccaaGAGAACATACATGAACATGTGAGTCCTGTGCTTGTCTGGTAAAAATCTCTTTCATGTTCATCCCTGCAGGGTATTTAAGCATTGAAGAGAATATTCTACATAAAATAACCGgcagtctttttttttctgtaagcATAATTGTTTTTTGTTGGCATTACATTCAAGTCGGTGCTTACCAGTGGTTCCTCTTTATGAAACATGGCTCTGTCTAACTCCAAGAGTGGTGTTTAATCCTTTACTTACATATCTCCGTATATGGCTAAACTTTCTGAGCACCCCATTATTTATCAACAAAAAAGTGGAAGAAGCCAAAATAACCCTTAAATGTGATAAATGAGCACCAAAATAAAATCACAGcagaaattaatttactaaacaCATGTGGTGTATGTTGGTGATAGTGACAAATTGCTGTTcagtaaaaacattaaaaaaatgacaaaggtGAAGAAATTAGTTTGTTGGTTGTTTCAAAGCACACACTTGTGAACCATTAACGGGAACGAAAGACCAATCATTAAAGCATCATTAGTAGTGACTGCACCAaattaatattaactttttaacttGAAAGGACAGCACTTACTCCTATTATTATCTATGGTAATTGGTAATGTTATGCTGCCACAAACAACCTCTCTCTTTCACACACACTCTCGTTCTACAATCTACACTAATGGACATTTTAGtacacacacgcacacaaaGCCAACTGGCAGTGTTGATTCATccgcataaagataaaataagaagGCGAAAGGAGTGAGCAAAGGGACAAGGAGTTTAAAATTCTAGTGATTCgtttgtttctctctctctctcttttttgtttgtcaatgaattatttttttctccactCTCTAGTGTTCCTCCTCTTCTACTTAAACTGAGAAGAACCACATTGAGAAGCACaagaaggagagaaaagaaagagagaaaaataggtCCTTTATTTACTACTCCACACACACTCTTTCCCTTGATCACACAATATTAGAGTGTAGGGTACCTAGCAATCACTCAAAGAAAGAAGGGCTAAATGGATATATCAAGTTCACAATACAATAGTGCTGGTGAATCTGGCTGGACACATTACTTGGATCATTCCTCTCTTTCTGAAAGTTATTTCCAGATGAGAGGTGGGATAGAAGACCATGGAGGAAAGGGAGCAAGAgtggaggaagaggaagaagatttGTCTATGATCTCTGATGCTTCATCTGGTCCTCAACATTACCATGAAGATGATGGTCAACACTACTGTGTAAATTGGTATCCTTCTACTTCTCACTACACCAAAGAatcagaaaagaagaagaacaacaacaagaaggCCAAAGAATATGGTAACAATCAACATCCTTCACCTCTTGATGACACTGCCAGTTCCCCTGTTCTTAACTGTCCCAAGGCAAGTCAAAAAGCTATTGTAATGTTATCTCCATTGGCATAAACTATTTGTGTATATAATTTCTCCTTAGCAGCAATTTTTTTAGGGAGGCtaatggttttattttttaattgaacagAAGAAAGCCAGTTTCTCAGGGAATGGAGCAGTGGAAAATGCACTAGATTTTCCCCCATGTTTCTCGGGAACAAAAATAAAGGTACACCTctagttttattattaaatgaaatattaatatttctatcACATTTTGCTTATTGCCTGGTTGCACATTTTGTTGTGTTGAGCTAAACTAGTCAATTTCTGTAGAAAAAGTCTAAATTCCAGAAGCACTTCAGTTTCTTTGAGCGTTCTCTTGGTGGAAAACAAGCTTCAGAGGAACCAGGTGATCCATTGTTTTGTacattatgtttttatgtttgtgtactttttataattaagttacATGTGTCTCATTTGTTGCATCTTTTATCTCCTGATAGGTGGTTTCGATGAAGGatggaaatgaaaattttatctgTAGCTTTTGCTTCTGCTGTGGAAAGAAAGACTAGGTCTAGGGGATGTCAGAGTAGATGCTGTTCAATGACAAAGAGAACTCCTTTGATTCTTttctagaaagaaagaaaaaggaaaatcccttttattgtaattttactgttttttttttcaatatttgctACTGTGCCACTGCCAATGCAGTTTGGAACAACATAAGAGAATATAAGAAACTGAAGAGGGTTTCTGATTCCATTTTCTTGGATGCCATCCGTGACAGGCAC encodes the following:
- the LOC114408776 gene encoding uncharacterized protein LOC114408776 codes for the protein MDISSSQYNSAGESGWTHYLDHSSLSESYFQMRGGIEDHGGKGARVEEEEEDLSMISDASSGPQHYHEDDGQHYCVNWYPSTSHYTKESEKKKNNNKKAKEYGNNQHPSPLDDTASSPVLNCPKKKASFSGNGAVENALDFPPCFSGTKIKKKSKFQKHFSFFERSLGGKQASEEPGGFDEGWK